A region of bacterium DNA encodes the following proteins:
- a CDS encoding alcohol dehydrogenase catalytic domain-containing protein has translation MSEPNGVRYGEEVKKEMEAVFLNAPNELEVGLAPTPVPLTGEVLVKVESTTICGTDIEIIKGNHAPRWPSQFPAIIGHEWAGRIVAMGPHTEGFGLEMGDHVAGTSHAGCGACRMCLIGRYNLCYNYGNTITGHRQYGHVSQGSYAEYVANNIRALHKMPKDMPFEVGSVVDPAACGLWTAKRAGINAGDTVVVLGSGPIGVFAFESARALGAGRVIVVGGGKRLEMIAAQGVETVSYREGGVPEKIHQMTDGKKANVVLETAGTSESFKWTVECAGKGARIAITGIPDDIPDFVWKRVVLEEMDIFGVRANPNCGDEVIAMIQGGRIQVTPYITHRFPLRQYQEAYDTFVARKDGAMLVNLTPGA, from the coding sequence ATGAGCGAACCGAACGGCGTCCGCTACGGCGAGGAAGTCAAAAAGGAGATGGAGGCGGTTTTTCTCAATGCCCCGAACGAGCTGGAGGTGGGGCTGGCCCCCACGCCGGTGCCGCTGACGGGCGAGGTGCTCGTCAAGGTCGAGAGCACGACCATCTGCGGCACGGACATCGAGATCATCAAGGGAAACCATGCCCCTCGGTGGCCGAGCCAGTTCCCGGCCATCATCGGCCATGAATGGGCCGGCCGCATCGTGGCCATGGGGCCCCACACCGAGGGCTTCGGTCTGGAGATGGGCGACCATGTGGCGGGAACCAGCCACGCCGGCTGCGGCGCCTGCCGAATGTGCCTCATCGGGCGCTACAACCTCTGCTACAACTATGGCAACACCATCACTGGTCACCGCCAGTACGGCCACGTCTCGCAGGGCTCCTACGCCGAGTACGTCGCCAACAACATCCGGGCGTTGCACAAGATGCCCAAGGACATGCCCTTCGAGGTGGGCTCTGTTGTCGATCCGGCCGCCTGCGGCCTCTGGACGGCCAAGCGCGCCGGGATCAACGCGGGCGACACGGTTGTTGTCCTCGGCTCGGGGCCGATCGGTGTGTTCGCCTTCGAGTCGGCGCGCGCCCTGGGCGCGGGCCGGGTGATCGTCGTGGGCGGCGGCAAGCGCCTCGAGATGATCGCCGCCCAGGGGGTCGAGACGGTAAGCTACCGCGAGGGTGGGGTTCCCGAAAAGATTCACCAGATGACGGATGGCAAAAAAGCCAACGTCGTCCTCGAGACGGCGGGGACGAGTGAGAGCTTCAAGTGGACGGTCGAGTGCGCCGGCAAGGGTGCGCGCATCGCCATCACGGGGATTCCCGACGATATTCCCGATTTCGTGTGGAAGCGCGTCGTCCTCGAAGAGATGGACATTTTCGGCGTGCGCGCGAATCCGAACTGCGGCGATGAGGTCATCGCGATGATCCAGGGCGGGCGGATCCAGGTCACGCCCTAC